One Pseudonocardia sediminis DNA window includes the following coding sequences:
- a CDS encoding VIT1/CCC1 transporter family protein has protein sequence MDPTPPASSPSDPSPADRKRWRRMLADEREESKVYRDLAGRRTGDEREILLGLADAEERHSDHWAHLLGSDAAAIGRGSLRMRLLAFLGRRFGSVFVLALAQRAETRSPYRGDADATPAMAADERIHEEVVRGLAVRGRARVSGTFRAAVFGANDGLISNLSLVLGVIGGGASRTTILLTGIAGLLSGALSMGAGEFVSVRSQRELLAASAPDTSDARTILPQLDVDANELALVYRARGIPAEEARRQAEEVLRSNDPAADVEATTPDGDGSDVIGTSVGAAVSSFLFFATGAAVPIIPFVVGLQGVTAVVVSAVLVGLALMLTGATVGVLSGGPPLRRALRQLAIGAGAAAVTYGLGTLFGAALG, from the coding sequence ATGGACCCCACCCCGCCCGCCTCGTCGCCGTCCGACCCGTCGCCGGCCGACCGGAAGCGCTGGCGCCGGATGCTCGCCGACGAGCGCGAGGAGTCCAAGGTCTACCGCGACCTGGCCGGTCGCCGCACCGGCGACGAGCGGGAGATCCTCCTCGGCCTCGCCGATGCCGAGGAGCGCCACAGCGATCACTGGGCCCACCTGCTCGGGAGCGACGCCGCCGCGATCGGACGGGGCTCGCTGCGGATGCGGCTGCTGGCCTTCCTCGGACGGCGGTTCGGCTCGGTGTTCGTCCTCGCCCTCGCCCAGCGGGCCGAGACGCGCTCGCCGTACCGCGGCGACGCCGACGCGACACCGGCCATGGCCGCGGACGAACGGATCCACGAGGAGGTCGTGCGCGGGCTGGCCGTACGCGGCCGGGCCCGGGTGTCGGGCACGTTCCGGGCCGCGGTCTTCGGCGCGAACGACGGCCTGATCAGCAACCTCTCGCTGGTACTCGGGGTGATCGGCGGCGGCGCGTCGCGCACGACGATCCTGCTCACCGGGATCGCCGGCCTGCTCTCCGGCGCCCTGTCGATGGGCGCCGGGGAGTTCGTGTCGGTGCGCTCGCAGCGCGAGCTGCTCGCCGCGTCGGCGCCGGACACCAGCGACGCCCGGACGATCCTGCCCCAGCTCGACGTCGACGCCAACGAGCTCGCCCTCGTCTACCGGGCCCGGGGCATCCCCGCCGAGGAGGCCCGCCGTCAGGCCGAGGAGGTGCTGCGCAGCAACGACCCGGCGGCCGACGTCGAGGCGACGACGCCGGACGGGGACGGGTCCGACGTGATCGGCACCAGCGTCGGCGCCGCCGTGTCGAGTTTCCTGTTCTTCGCCACCGGCGCGGCGGTGCCGATCATCCCGTTCGTGGTCGGGTTGCAGGGCGTCACCGCGGTGGTCGTCTCGGCCGTCCTCGTCGGGCTGGCCCTGATGCTGACCGGAGCCACCGTCGGCGTGCTCTCCGGCGGGCCACCGCTGCGGCGGGCCCTGCGCCAGCTCGCGATCGGCGCCGGGGCGGCCGCGGTCACCTACGGACTCGGGACGCTGTTCGGCGCCGCCCTCGGGTGA
- a CDS encoding DUF1697 domain-containing protein, with protein sequence MGVRVVLLRAVNVGGAPLPMASLREIAGGLGAVDPRTYIASGNLVADVPGDPDEFDRSLERAVEAEHGFFREAISRTPRELADALAAHPFEVVEPKWSYVSFLLRAPTAAAIAKARTFAVGDDLWDVDGREMHIRYSTGAGRPQMKDASIGRALGVPGTARNLNTVRKLIALSGG encoded by the coding sequence ATGGGCGTCCGGGTGGTCCTCCTGCGTGCGGTGAACGTCGGCGGTGCGCCGTTGCCGATGGCCTCGCTGCGGGAGATCGCGGGCGGGCTCGGCGCGGTCGACCCCCGGACCTACATCGCCAGCGGGAACCTGGTCGCCGACGTCCCCGGCGACCCGGACGAGTTCGACCGCTCCCTGGAGCGTGCGGTGGAGGCCGAGCACGGGTTCTTCCGGGAGGCGATCTCCCGCACGCCCCGGGAGCTGGCCGACGCCCTGGCGGCGCACCCCTTCGAGGTGGTCGAACCGAAGTGGTCCTACGTGTCGTTCCTGCTGCGGGCGCCCACCGCGGCCGCGATCGCGAAGGCGCGGACGTTCGCCGTCGGGGACGACCTCTGGGACGTCGACGGCCGCGAGATGCATATCCGCTACAGCACCGGGGCCGGTCGTCCGCAGATGAAGGACGCCTCGATCGGCCGGGCGCTGGGCGTGCCCGGCACCGCGCGCAACCTCAACACCGTGCGGAAGCTGATCGCGTTGTCGGGCGGCTGA
- a CDS encoding SAM-dependent methyltransferase codes for MAYDDLVPDLERANAARMYDYLLGGAHNFAVDREAAEHALARRADLGEVARANRRFLGRVVRRCLDEGIGQFLDLGSGVPTVGNVHEIAHAGAPDARVAYVDIEPVAVAAGRSLVAGSDLVTVTHGDLRDPAAVLGAPTVAQHLDLTRPVAVLAVAVLHFVPGDLTALLAGYRDALVPGSVLALSHGSDDVDDPELAARVRAGVEAYRGTASEAHLRTRAEIVDALGGADALLPPGLVDLEDWPDAQDTRPATGMVGAVARIG; via the coding sequence GTGGCCTACGACGACCTCGTCCCCGACCTCGAACGGGCCAACGCGGCCCGGATGTACGACTACCTGCTCGGCGGAGCGCACAACTTCGCCGTCGACCGGGAGGCGGCCGAGCATGCGCTCGCCCGGCGGGCGGACCTCGGGGAGGTCGCGCGGGCCAACCGCCGGTTCCTGGGCCGGGTGGTGCGCCGGTGCCTCGACGAGGGGATCGGCCAGTTCCTCGACCTCGGTTCCGGGGTCCCGACCGTCGGCAACGTGCACGAGATCGCGCACGCCGGTGCCCCGGACGCCCGGGTCGCCTACGTCGACATCGAGCCGGTCGCCGTCGCGGCCGGGCGCAGCCTCGTCGCCGGGTCCGACCTGGTCACCGTCACCCACGGCGACCTGCGCGACCCCGCCGCCGTGCTGGGCGCCCCCACCGTCGCGCAGCATCTCGACCTGACCCGCCCGGTCGCGGTGCTCGCCGTCGCGGTGCTGCACTTCGTGCCCGGCGACCTGACGGCGCTGCTGGCCGGGTACCGGGACGCGCTGGTCCCGGGCAGCGTCCTGGCGCTGAGCCACGGCAGCGACGACGTCGACGACCCGGAGCTCGCGGCCCGGGTGCGGGCCGGCGTCGAGGCCTACCGCGGGACGGCCAGCGAGGCCCACCTGCGCACCCGCGCCGAGATCGTCGACGCCCTCGGCGGCGCGGACGCCCTCCTGCCGCCGGGTCTGGTCGACCTCGAGGACTGGCCCGACGCACAGGACACGCGCCCGGCCACCGGGATGGTCGGGGCCGTGGCCCGGATCGGCTGA
- a CDS encoding response regulator yields MTPSDMPRPAHRALESRTVLIVDDHQLVGSSLEHGLRAEDEDAHYHPTGSARAVLETAARYRPGLVVLDLDLGRDEDGRRIDGVELIPALRRAGWRVLVLSSSSNAARIGSALAAGGYVWISKNAPFPQLLLAVREARAGRSVLSGDQRERLIGLHRKHERDQHELTVKLARLTPREHEVLAQLAEGKRAQAIASHFVVSVPTVRTQVRAVLGKLEVGSQLEAVALFRGTARHSVTQHSASRH; encoded by the coding sequence ATGACACCGTCGGACATGCCCCGGCCGGCGCACCGGGCGCTGGAGTCCCGGACCGTCCTGATCGTCGACGACCACCAGCTGGTGGGGTCCTCGCTCGAGCACGGCCTGCGTGCCGAGGACGAGGACGCCCACTACCACCCCACCGGGTCGGCCCGGGCCGTGCTCGAGACCGCGGCCCGCTACCGGCCCGGCCTGGTCGTGCTGGACCTCGACCTCGGGCGCGACGAGGACGGGAGGCGGATCGACGGCGTCGAGCTGATCCCGGCGCTGCGGCGGGCCGGGTGGCGGGTGCTGGTGCTCTCCAGCAGCTCGAACGCCGCCCGGATCGGGTCCGCGCTGGCCGCGGGCGGGTACGTCTGGATCTCGAAGAACGCGCCGTTCCCGCAGCTGCTGCTCGCGGTCCGGGAGGCCCGGGCCGGCCGGTCGGTGCTGTCGGGGGACCAGCGCGAGCGGCTGATCGGTCTGCACCGCAAGCACGAGCGCGACCAGCACGAGCTGACGGTGAAGCTGGCGCGGCTGACCCCGCGCGAGCACGAGGTGCTGGCCCAGCTCGCGGAGGGCAAGCGCGCGCAGGCGATCGCCAGCCACTTCGTCGTCTCGGTGCCGACCGTGCGGACGCAGGTCCGGGCCGTCCTCGGCAAGCTCGAGGTCGGCTCCCAGCTCGAGGCCGTCGCGCTGTTCCGCGGGACCGCCCGGCACTCCGTCACTCAGCACTCCGCCAGCCGGCACTGA
- a CDS encoding MBL fold metallo-hydrolase, whose protein sequence is MNADDRDDVDDAVMTVNEAAGNAVEHAYDPPGDGTVSVSVRTGPGRCAGAATGYSAEMDASLTFVGTATTVLRLGRHTLLTDPNFLRRGQRADLGYGLSSRRLTEPSTTIADLPRLDAVLLSHLHGDHFDGVARRELDHALPVLTTPAAAQQLGRWGFGAATGLRTWESHVLGDDAERVRVTAVPGQHGPALLHRALPSVMGSIVDLERRGHRSLRIYITGDTLNVPALREVRARFPDVDVMIAHLGGTRVAGVLVTMDAVQGADLVDVIRPGSVVPVHFDDYGVFRSPLTHFTDEMRRRGTSDQVRYVARGETVSLPARPVPDRTSLDPALRPA, encoded by the coding sequence GTGAACGCCGACGACAGGGACGACGTGGACGACGCCGTGATGACCGTGAACGAGGCGGCCGGCAACGCGGTCGAGCACGCCTACGACCCACCCGGCGACGGGACCGTGTCGGTATCGGTCCGGACCGGGCCGGGCCGGTGTGCGGGAGCGGCGACCGGGTACAGCGCCGAGATGGACGCGTCCCTCACCTTCGTCGGCACGGCCACCACCGTGCTGCGGCTCGGCCGGCACACCCTGCTCACCGACCCCAACTTCCTGCGCCGCGGCCAGAGGGCCGACCTGGGCTACGGGCTGTCCTCGCGGAGGCTGACCGAGCCGTCGACCACCATCGCCGACCTCCCGCGCCTCGACGCCGTCCTGCTCTCGCACCTGCACGGCGACCACTTCGACGGCGTGGCCCGCCGCGAGCTCGACCACGCCCTGCCGGTGCTGACCACCCCCGCGGCCGCGCAGCAGCTCGGGAGGTGGGGGTTCGGGGCGGCCACCGGCCTGCGGACCTGGGAGTCCCACGTCCTCGGCGACGACGCCGAACGCGTCCGGGTCACCGCGGTACCCGGGCAGCACGGGCCCGCACTGCTGCACCGCGCGCTCCCGTCGGTGATGGGCAGCATCGTCGACCTCGAACGGCGCGGGCACCGCTCGCTGCGGATCTATATCACCGGCGACACCCTGAACGTCCCGGCGCTGCGCGAGGTCCGTGCGCGCTTCCCCGACGTCGACGTGATGATCGCCCACCTGGGAGGCACGCGGGTCGCCGGCGTCCTGGTGACGATGGACGCCGTGCAGGGCGCCGACCTGGTCGACGTCATCCGGCCCGGGTCGGTGGTCCCGGTGCACTTCGACGACTACGGCGTGTTCCGCTCGCCGCTCACCCACTTCACCGACGAGATGCGCCGCCGCGGGACGTCGGACCAGGTCCGGTACGTCGCCCGCGGCGAGACCGTCTCGCTGCCGGCCCGCCCGGTGCCGGACCGGACGAGCCTGGACCCGGCGCTGCGCCCGGCCTGA
- a CDS encoding phosphoketolase family protein, producing the protein MSLSTSSDRTHAERLAELTALDAWWRAANYLSVGQIYLMSNPLLREPLSREHIKPRLLGHWGTTPGLTFLWAHMSRVIARDDRESLFVTGPGHGGPAVVAAAWLEGTYTERYSHVSRDGEGMAELFRQFSFPGGIPSHAAPTVPGSINEGGELGYSLAHAYGAAFDNPDVLVTCVIGDGEAETGALAGSWQSNKFLHPVHDGTVLPVLHLNGYKIANSTVLDRIPRSELLAQMEGHGHRPYVLEGGFDGEDTMAVHERMAEVVDEITAEIDRIRSRAAEQYAAGAEVERPRWPMLVLITPKGWTGPTVVDGQQVEGTWRAHQVPLTGVRDDEGHRRQLEEWLRSYRPDELFDDDGRPRAEVLAVSPVGSHRLSATPHANGGELLRDLRAPGIREFAVEVPAPGIANASATGTLGVWLGEVARANPDGFRVMGPDETASNRLQALFEVTDRQFLGERRDGDEHVGPRGRVLEVLNEQLCQGWLEGYLLTGRHGLFNCYEAFVHIVDSMFNQHAKWLEASRSIPWRRPIASLNYLLTSHVWRQDHNGFSHQDPGFLDHVLNKKPEIVRAYLPPDANTLLATMEHCLRSRDLVNVVITGKNEQPQWLDPEAAVAHCARGVGIWEWASNDAGSEPDVVLGCAGDVPTIEALAAVDLLRTHLPDLKVRLVNVVDLMRLQDEREHPHGLSHRDFDGLFTRDRPVIFAYHGYPWLIHRLTYRRANHTNIHVRGYKEEGTTTTPFDMVMMNELDRFSLVMDVIDRVPGLSVAEAGLRQYMGDERLRCRDHTRRHGEDAPDVVEWVWPV; encoded by the coding sequence ATGAGCCTGTCGACCAGTAGTGATCGCACGCACGCCGAGCGGCTCGCCGAGCTGACCGCCCTGGACGCGTGGTGGCGCGCTGCGAACTACCTCTCCGTCGGGCAGATCTACCTGATGTCCAACCCGTTGCTGCGTGAGCCGTTGTCCCGCGAGCACATCAAGCCGCGCCTGCTCGGGCACTGGGGCACCACACCCGGCCTGACGTTCCTGTGGGCCCACATGAGCCGGGTGATCGCCCGCGACGACCGGGAGTCGTTGTTCGTCACCGGCCCCGGCCACGGCGGGCCGGCCGTCGTCGCCGCGGCCTGGCTGGAGGGCACCTACACCGAGCGCTACAGCCACGTCTCCCGCGACGGCGAGGGCATGGCCGAGCTGTTCCGCCAGTTCTCCTTCCCCGGCGGCATCCCGAGCCACGCCGCGCCGACCGTGCCCGGCTCGATCAACGAGGGTGGCGAGCTCGGGTACTCGCTGGCGCACGCCTACGGGGCCGCGTTCGACAACCCGGATGTGCTGGTCACGTGCGTGATCGGCGACGGCGAGGCGGAGACCGGGGCACTGGCCGGCTCGTGGCAGTCGAACAAGTTCCTGCACCCGGTGCACGACGGCACCGTGCTGCCGGTGCTGCACCTCAACGGCTACAAGATCGCCAACTCGACGGTGCTGGACCGGATACCCCGCAGCGAGCTGCTGGCCCAGATGGAGGGCCACGGGCATCGGCCCTACGTGCTGGAGGGCGGGTTCGACGGCGAGGACACGATGGCCGTGCACGAGCGCATGGCCGAGGTCGTCGACGAGATCACGGCCGAGATCGACCGGATCCGCTCCCGCGCCGCCGAGCAGTACGCGGCGGGCGCCGAGGTCGAGCGGCCGCGCTGGCCGATGCTGGTGCTGATCACGCCGAAGGGCTGGACCGGGCCGACCGTCGTCGACGGGCAGCAGGTCGAGGGGACGTGGCGGGCGCACCAGGTCCCGCTGACCGGCGTGCGCGACGACGAGGGGCACCGGCGCCAGCTGGAGGAGTGGCTGCGCTCCTACCGCCCCGACGAGCTCTTCGACGACGACGGCCGCCCCCGGGCCGAGGTGCTCGCGGTGTCCCCGGTCGGGTCGCACCGGCTCAGCGCCACGCCGCACGCCAACGGCGGCGAGCTGCTGCGCGACCTGCGCGCACCCGGGATCCGGGAGTTCGCCGTCGAGGTCCCGGCGCCGGGCATCGCGAACGCGAGCGCGACCGGGACGCTGGGCGTCTGGCTGGGCGAGGTGGCGCGCGCGAACCCGGACGGTTTCCGGGTGATGGGGCCGGACGAGACGGCGTCGAACCGGCTGCAGGCGCTGTTCGAGGTGACCGACCGGCAGTTCCTCGGCGAGCGCCGCGACGGCGACGAGCACGTGGGCCCGCGCGGGCGCGTCCTGGAGGTGCTCAACGAGCAGCTGTGCCAGGGCTGGCTGGAGGGCTACCTGCTGACCGGACGGCACGGGCTGTTCAACTGCTACGAGGCGTTCGTACACATCGTCGACTCGATGTTCAACCAGCATGCCAAGTGGCTCGAGGCCAGCCGCTCGATCCCGTGGCGGCGCCCGATCGCGTCGCTGAACTACCTGCTGACCAGCCACGTGTGGCGCCAGGACCACAACGGCTTCTCCCACCAGGACCCCGGGTTCCTCGACCACGTGCTGAACAAGAAGCCGGAGATCGTCCGGGCCTACCTCCCGCCGGACGCGAACACCCTGCTCGCGACGATGGAGCACTGCCTGCGCAGCCGCGACCTGGTCAACGTCGTGATCACCGGCAAGAACGAGCAGCCGCAGTGGCTCGACCCGGAGGCCGCGGTGGCGCACTGCGCACGCGGCGTCGGGATCTGGGAGTGGGCGAGCAACGACGCCGGCTCCGAGCCCGACGTCGTGCTCGGGTGCGCCGGGGACGTCCCGACGATCGAGGCGCTGGCCGCGGTGGACCTGCTGCGCACGCACCTGCCGGACCTGAAGGTGCGGCTGGTCAACGTCGTGGACCTGATGCGGCTGCAGGACGAGCGCGAGCACCCGCACGGGCTCTCGCACCGCGACTTCGACGGCCTGTTCACCCGGGACCGGCCGGTGATCTTCGCCTACCACGGTTACCCCTGGCTGATCCACCGTCTGACCTACCGGCGGGCCAACCACACCAACATCCACGTGCGCGGCTACAAGGAGGAGGGCACCACCACGACCCCCTTCGACATGGTGATGATGAACGAGCTGGACCGGTTCAGCCTGGTCATGGACGTCATCGACCGGGTGCCGGGCCTCTCCGTCGCCGAGGCGGGGCTGCGCCAGTACATGGGCGACGAGCGGCTGCGCTGCCGCGACCACACCCGCCGCCACGGCGAGGACGCCCCGGACGTCGTCGAGTGGGTGTGGCCGGTATGA
- a CDS encoding PASTA domain-containing protein has translation MPETTVPDSTIEPTRTVRVPELVGVPAADAHDRALDAGVLAVAENAAHTAAGRSRIERQDPDPGAEVEPGAIVRIWVSS, from the coding sequence ATGCCAGAGACCACCGTCCCCGACTCCACCATCGAACCCACCCGCACCGTGCGCGTCCCGGAGCTGGTCGGCGTGCCGGCCGCCGACGCGCACGACCGTGCGCTGGACGCCGGCGTGCTCGCGGTCGCGGAGAACGCGGCCCACACCGCGGCCGGCCGCAGTCGCATCGAGCGTCAGGACCCCGACCCCGGGGCCGAGGTCGAGCCCGGCGCGATCGTCCGGATCTGGGTCAGCTCCTAA
- a CDS encoding acetate/propionate family kinase, whose product MSRILVVNAGSSSVKLSLLDGTGTERTDSVDPDDAAGGIARFLTGTADPDGVGHRVVHGGTEFTGPVRVDDDVLDRIERLRTLAPLHQGPAVAALRHTREALPGVGQVACFDTAFHATMPAAASTYAVPARWRDEFGVRRYGFHGLAHEWAARRTAQILGRPVGDLRIVNAHLGSGASLCAIHGGVSVDTTMGFTPTAGLVMGTRSGDLDPAVPLWLVERGLDRAEVAEDLDRHSGLLGLTGRSDTRVVEEAAGRGDPEAVLALQVWAHRARAQVAAMVAAMGGIDALTFSGGVGEHRPGMRARITDGLGFLRIALDHGRNERADGGGDAVISPDGSAVTSLVVGAREDLVVAEQVRSVLDRP is encoded by the coding sequence ATGAGCCGGATCCTGGTGGTCAACGCCGGCTCGTCGTCGGTGAAGCTCTCGCTGCTCGACGGCACCGGCACCGAGCGCACCGACTCGGTCGACCCGGACGACGCCGCCGGCGGCATCGCGCGGTTCCTGACGGGCACGGCCGACCCGGACGGCGTGGGGCACCGCGTCGTGCACGGGGGGACGGAGTTCACCGGCCCGGTCCGGGTCGACGACGACGTCCTGGACCGGATCGAGCGCCTGCGCACGCTGGCCCCGCTGCACCAGGGCCCCGCCGTCGCGGCGCTGCGCCACACCCGCGAGGCGCTTCCGGGTGTCGGGCAGGTCGCGTGCTTCGACACCGCGTTCCACGCCACGATGCCGGCGGCGGCGAGCACCTACGCGGTCCCGGCCCGCTGGCGCGACGAGTTCGGCGTCCGGCGCTACGGGTTCCACGGCCTGGCCCACGAGTGGGCGGCCCGGCGCACCGCGCAGATCCTCGGCCGGCCGGTCGGGGACCTGCGGATCGTCAACGCCCACCTCGGGTCCGGGGCGTCGCTGTGCGCGATCCACGGCGGGGTCTCGGTCGACACGACGATGGGGTTCACGCCCACGGCCGGGCTCGTGATGGGCACCCGCAGCGGCGACCTCGACCCGGCGGTCCCGCTCTGGCTCGTCGAGCGGGGGCTCGACCGCGCCGAGGTCGCCGAGGACCTGGACCGGCACAGCGGTCTGCTGGGGCTGACCGGGCGGTCGGACACCCGGGTGGTCGAGGAGGCCGCCGGGCGCGGCGACCCGGAGGCCGTCCTCGCGCTCCAGGTGTGGGCGCATCGGGCCCGCGCGCAGGTCGCGGCGATGGTCGCGGCGATGGGCGGGATCGACGCGCTGACGTTCAGCGGCGGGGTGGGCGAGCACCGGCCCGGGATGCGCGCACGGATCACCGACGGGCTCGGGTTCCTGCGCATCGCGCTCGACCACGGTCGCAACGAGCGGGCCGACGGCGGGGGAGACGCCGTGATCTCCCCGGACGGCTCCGCCGTGACGAGCCTGGTCGTCGGTGCGAGGGAGGACCTCGTCGTCGCCGAGCAGGTGCGGTCCGTCCTGGACCGGCCCTGA
- a CDS encoding aldo/keto reductase yields MPRLGFGVSEVHDAEAAVGEALRAGYRSIDTAEVYGNEDGVGAAIAASGVPRDELFVTTKIWNDDQGFDRAMRAAGESLDRLGLDHVDLYLVHWPTREHDDCVRTWGAMETLLADGRTRAIGVSNFRRSHLERVIGLGGTVPAVNQIELHPWLEQHDLRAMHAEHGIVTEAWSPLGRGKLLDEPVITGIARRLGRSPAQVVLRWHLQQGTVVIPKSNSPERIAENRAVCDFALSPQDMFAVSTLDVAGGAGRIGPVPDDPASAPR; encoded by the coding sequence ATGCCGCGGCTCGGCTTCGGCGTGTCCGAGGTGCACGACGCCGAGGCCGCCGTCGGCGAGGCGCTGCGGGCGGGCTACCGCAGCATCGACACCGCGGAGGTCTACGGGAACGAGGACGGTGTCGGCGCGGCGATCGCGGCGTCCGGCGTCCCGCGCGACGAGCTGTTCGTCACCACCAAGATCTGGAACGACGACCAGGGCTTCGACCGGGCGATGCGCGCGGCCGGGGAGAGCCTGGACCGGCTCGGCCTCGACCACGTCGACCTCTACCTCGTGCACTGGCCGACCCGCGAGCACGACGACTGCGTCCGGACCTGGGGCGCCATGGAGACCCTGCTCGCCGACGGCCGGACGCGCGCGATCGGCGTCTCGAACTTCCGGCGCTCGCACCTGGAGCGGGTGATCGGCCTGGGCGGCACCGTCCCGGCGGTCAACCAGATCGAGCTGCACCCCTGGCTCGAGCAGCACGACCTGCGCGCGATGCACGCCGAGCACGGCATCGTCACCGAGGCCTGGAGCCCGCTGGGACGCGGCAAGCTGCTCGACGAGCCGGTGATCACCGGGATCGCACGGCGCCTGGGCCGCTCGCCCGCCCAGGTGGTGCTGCGCTGGCACCTGCAGCAGGGCACGGTCGTCATCCCGAAGTCGAACTCACCGGAGCGGATCGCCGAGAACCGGGCAGTCTGTGACTTCGCGCTGAGCCCGCAGGACATGTTCGCGGTCTCCACCCTGGACGTCGCCGGCGGCGCCGGCCGGATCGGCCCCGTTCCCGACGACCCGGCCTCCGCGCCCCGCTGA